One Primulina eburnea isolate SZY01 chromosome 4, ASM2296580v1, whole genome shotgun sequence genomic window, TCTAGGCCAAACATCTGAATCTCTGACTGAAGAGATCTCTGCGCTGATAGTTGCGCTATGACCGCTACTTTCCTTctcaaagcatctgccacaacattagctttccctggatggtagctaatttcacaattGTAGTCTTTTACTAACTCCAACCACCGtatttgtctcatgttcagctctttctgcgtgaagaagtacttgagactcttgtgatcagtgaatatctcgcgtacaaataatgtctccatatcttcaatgcaaagacaacgacagctaactcgagatcatgagtcgggtagttcttctcatgcactttcaactgtTTGGAGGCATATGCTATAAtcgaccatgctgcatcaatactgtgtataaaccgagcttagatgcatcgttGTACAACACAAAATTTCCTTGCCCTGACGGCATGCTGAAACTGGCGCTGTAATAAGAGCTttcttcaaagtatcgaagctttTCTAGCAATCATCACTCCAcaaaaatttagcatttttcttggtcaatgaagtgagtggcactgcaatAGAAGAAAACCACTGAATAAatttcctgtagtagcctgccaAGCCAAGGAAACTAcagatctctgatgcattcttcggctcgaCCCATTCTTTCACTACTGCCACTTTAAATGGATCTACCTCAATGCCGCTGCTAGATATGATATGTCCAAAAAATGCTACtttctccaaccagaattcacacttactgaattgtGCAAACAACTTGCGGCTCTTCAAGACTTGAAAAACAGTACCCAAATGCtgattgtgctcctcatggctcttcgagtatataagaatgtcgtcaatgaatactatgacgaattgatcaaggtagggctgaaatactcgattcattaggtccataaaaattgctggagcattcgcaAGTCCAAATTGCATCACTAAAAACTTGTAGTTCCCATATATAGTTCAGAAGGCCGTCTTATGAACATTTGCATCCTTTACCTTCaattgatgatacccagaacatagatctatcttagagaacagtgatgctccttgcaactgatcgaataagtcctcgatccttggtaattggtatttgttcttgatcatTGCCTTGTTCAATTTTCGGTAATTGATACACAACCTCATGCTTCCATCTTTATTCTTTATGAAGAGCACTGGTTCACCCCATGGTGAGAAATTAGGGCGGATGAATTCTttgtctaagagctcctgaatttgctgtttgagctctaacatctctgcTAGATCAAAATGGTACGATGCCTTGGAGATTGGCACaatgcctggcacaagatcaatggcgaactccacctctctctctggtggaaggcctgtgacatCCTTTGGGAAAACGTCAGGAAAATCTCTGACAACTGGTACATCAGATATCGACAGGGTGGGTGCGTTAGgtgttaaaataaaattatacccCGAAATACTAATCTTAGCCTCATGCATAGGTGGAAAACTCTATCCAAGGTCTCCAAAAGTACAAAAACAACATATTAATATCCCCAAGTAAAATTCGAAACATTCATGaccaaaaataaatattgtgcTGAATTAAATAGGTTACCAGTCAGTAGAttcgtgtctgggttcgcctcttcGCATGCATGGCAAACACTCTCCCCTGGGTTGGCTGCCTCCACTGCGGACAGTCATTCAGCATGTGGTCACTATCTCCACACTGGAAACTTTTGCCTGAGCCCCATAAACACTGCCCCATATGACGACGGTTGCATTTCGTGCACGGTGGGTACTCTCCAGGCTTCTGAGGAGCCTTCTGTTGCTGAATAGGACCTTTGCCTTTTGGCGGTCCTTGGAACAACCTCTTTCCCTACTGACCCTAGAAAGGCCTTTTAAACTGCTGTTGCTGTGAATGGTGCTGCTGGGGCGCCTGATAGGGTCTCTTGCCCTGTCTGTCATTCTCAATATCTTTTTGGTCTTGTTCAGCCACCAAAGCTCTCGATACCACAACAACATAGATAGTAGGACCAACAACTCTAACATGATGGCGCAAGATCGACTGTAATCCATCAAGGAAGTACCTAAACTTTTCCCTGACATCGTTTGAaattaggggcacaaagtgacaccctcTCTCAAATTTCCTCACAAATTCGGCTACACTACTGTCTCCCTGCCGCAAagtcataaactccctggtcagtcgggagcgtacttcctcagtgaagtacttagaGTAAAACACTTCCTTGAAACCCTCACAAGTAAGGGTCTGCAAATTCACTGACATAgacgcgctctcccaccaaAGTCTGGTGTCCCCTATCAACAGAAAGATGGCACATCTGACTTTGTCTGCATCCTGCAGCTCCATAAATGTGAATATCACTttgatggacttaatccatccttcaGCTATCATCAGGTCAGTAGTCCCCGAGAGCTCATTTGGATCCATCCTCCTGAATCTCTCATACACCGCCTCTGGCCTGGGTGGCCTCGCTACAGTATCTACTCTAGCATTATTCTACGTaaattgtgcgaagaactgagtcattcctgcaagcatctgcgccTTCATATCTGGTGGTGGATGAGGAGGAGTGGCTCTCTCCTCATCCCGAGCCTCTCTATCCTCTTCACTTGCTCCCCGTTCAATCATACGTCTAGGAGACATATTGTTCCACAATTTACCTAACATGTAAACCAAaatgcatgaacataatatccATATCATCATAAGATGAACGTAAATCGAACTTAAACGTGTAATtctgaaatcatgactttgatgcttactacatgaagaatttttaaaatttacagaCTTGAGACGTGACTTCGCGAGCTTCTCATAACTGGTAGTAgacataaccctttacaagaacacgcTCTGATGCCAACTGTAATGTACCGTATTGTtaaacatacttaaaatttgtggaaaataaaaaattttcttaaataagaaTTCTCATTCAAAatgccaaataattaaaatgcttgaacaaatatttgaaattgtaAACAACATGCAACAAGTACTTGTTTAAAACACTATGAAGTAATTCGTCAAAATCAGAGTAAATGaaataacatgcataaaaatccttAAACTTAAGCGGACCTCGGGTTAGGCCatctcactggtctccgcctcTCGTCCCCTGAaactcgtcctcacctgcatcaatcaagtctagtgagtctaaagactcaacatgtataaactggagataacAAGTAAcgtataataaaaccacattcaTTTTAAAGTAACACATATATAACTTAACTTTGAACATAcctacataaacataaacatgcc contains:
- the LOC140830195 gene encoding uncharacterized protein, encoding MDPNELSGTTDLMIAEGWIKSIKVIFTFMELQDADKVRCAIFLLIGDTRLWWESASMSVNLQTLTCEGFKEVFYSKYFTEEGDSSVAEFVRKFERGCHFVPLISNDVREKFRYFLDGLQSILRHHVRVVGPTIYVVVVSRALVAEQDQKDIENDRQGKRPYQAPQQHHSQQQQFKRPF